Proteins encoded by one window of Cyclobacteriaceae bacterium:
- a CDS encoding efflux RND transporter permease subunit has product MQDLNKEFKPTSWAIDNKVSIYVATVIVSLAGIMSYLAMPKEQFPEVVFPQIFVATFYPGPPEDIENLITKEIEKEIKGVSGIKKLKSSSVQDFSTIIVEFQTDVEIDKAKQDIKDAVDRAKQELPTDLENDPQVIDIDISEMPIMNINIAGDFNLETLKQYGEDMQDRIESLLEIRRVDIVGALDREIQINVDMYKLAMAGVSLDDIQSAVGYENVIIPSGQISVDGMKRSLGVNGEFASAEQLGDLVITSVKGGKIRLRDVAEVIDSHKEQESFARLDGKNVITLNVVKRSGRNLIDAADKINEIVADFEANILPEGVDITITADQSENTRMTLHDLINTIIIGFVLVTIILMFFMGATNAIFVGLSVPISSFIAFIVIDQFFGYTLNMMTLFSFLLALGIVVDDAIVVIENTHRIYNNGKVPIKRAAKIAAGEVFLPVLSGTLVVLAPFTPLLFWPGIMGSFMIYLPVTLIVALVASLIVAYIMNPVFAVDFMSKHEHDHSGSKFTRGFKITAVVMGSIALVSYITGQFGLGNFAVFLFLVYALYHFVLSRVISHFQTDFWPKVQDWYSKRIAWLLEGKRPIGVLVSMFFLFILSVWFFSVRNPPVGFFPQSDPNFIFAYVRMPIGTDQRVTDSVTHIVENRITNVMGEKNPLVKSIISNVAIGASEDPFEGGGTQSFPHLGKVSVAFVEFAKRNGQSTAVYMDSIRSVVKGIIGAEITVAQEQNGPPTGKPINIELSSDNFSSLVATSENVKRYLDSLQIGGVEELKSDFQSDKPEIVINIDREKANREGISTGQIGAALRTAIYGVEISKFRDDNDDYPIQLRVTEHQRNDINALLNLPITYRDMSAGGIVRQVPLSAVATVDYTNSYAGIRRIDQKRVITLSSNVLNNYNANEVVQEIVEYLRDYPFTDDVTYKMTGEQEEMGETMAFMGKAFAIAAMLMFMILVLQFNSTSKPFIVLTEILFSVIGILIGFSLFKMEISVVMSGVGMLALSGIIVRNGILLVEFTDLLIEQGVELKAAIVEAARTRMTPVLLTAMAATAGLIPLAVGFNIDFVKLFTELNPHIFFGGDNVAFWGPLSWTMIFGLIFGTILTLVLVPVLYLLVNRLKSWISSFRSKPITTDEEAIELH; this is encoded by the coding sequence ATGCAAGACTTAAATAAAGAATTTAAACCCACCAGTTGGGCGATTGATAACAAGGTGAGCATTTATGTGGCTACCGTTATCGTTTCGCTGGCGGGTATTATGAGCTACCTGGCAATGCCCAAAGAGCAGTTTCCGGAAGTGGTGTTCCCTCAAATATTTGTGGCAACATTTTATCCGGGCCCACCCGAAGATATCGAGAACCTGATCACCAAGGAGATTGAAAAGGAAATCAAAGGTGTATCGGGTATTAAAAAACTGAAAAGCAGTTCGGTACAGGATTTCTCGACCATTATCGTTGAGTTTCAAACCGATGTAGAGATTGATAAGGCGAAACAGGATATTAAAGATGCGGTTGACCGTGCCAAGCAGGAGTTGCCAACCGATCTGGAAAACGATCCGCAGGTGATTGACATTGACATTTCTGAGATGCCGATCATGAACATCAACATTGCCGGTGATTTTAATCTTGAAACACTCAAACAGTATGGCGAAGACATGCAGGATCGCATTGAATCGCTATTAGAAATCAGACGGGTAGATATTGTGGGGGCGCTTGATCGTGAGATTCAAATCAATGTGGATATGTATAAGCTGGCGATGGCCGGTGTAAGCCTCGATGACATTCAAAGCGCGGTGGGATATGAGAACGTGATCATCCCCAGTGGGCAAATTTCGGTTGATGGTATGAAACGCTCATTAGGCGTAAATGGTGAATTTGCCTCAGCCGAGCAGTTGGGTGATCTGGTTATCACATCTGTAAAAGGCGGCAAAATTCGGTTGCGCGATGTAGCTGAAGTAATCGATAGCCACAAAGAACAGGAAAGCTTCGCGCGTTTGGACGGCAAAAACGTAATTACCCTCAACGTGGTGAAGCGCAGCGGTCGTAACCTGATTGATGCAGCCGATAAGATTAACGAAATCGTAGCCGATTTTGAAGCGAATATTTTACCGGAAGGCGTGGATATTACCATTACGGCAGATCAGTCGGAAAACACACGAATGACACTGCACGATCTGATCAACACCATCATTATCGGCTTTGTACTGGTAACCATTATTCTCATGTTCTTCATGGGCGCAACCAATGCAATCTTTGTGGGGCTTTCTGTACCGATCTCCAGCTTTATAGCCTTCATTGTCATCGATCAGTTTTTCGGCTACACACTAAACATGATGACGTTATTCTCGTTTTTGCTGGCGTTAGGTATTGTGGTTGACGATGCCATTGTGGTAATCGAAAACACACACCGCATTTACAATAACGGTAAAGTGCCGATTAAACGTGCAGCCAAGATAGCCGCTGGTGAAGTTTTCCTCCCGGTATTATCGGGTACTTTGGTTGTACTGGCACCCTTTACACCGCTGCTTTTCTGGCCAGGCATTATGGGCAGCTTTATGATCTACCTTCCAGTTACGCTGATTGTTGCGTTAGTGGCTTCACTGATTGTAGCCTATATTATGAACCCTGTGTTTGCAGTTGATTTTATGAGCAAACACGAACACGATCACTCCGGAAGCAAGTTTACAAGAGGCTTTAAGATTACCGCGGTAGTTATGGGCTCTATTGCTCTAGTATCGTATATCACCGGGCAGTTTGGGCTTGGCAACTTTGCCGTGTTCTTATTCTTGGTATATGCGCTGTACCACTTTGTGCTGTCACGGGTAATCAGTCATTTTCAAACAGATTTTTGGCCAAAGGTACAAGATTGGTATAGCAAGCGTATTGCCTGGTTGCTGGAAGGTAAACGACCCATCGGGGTATTGGTCTCCATGTTCTTTTTGTTTATTCTTTCGGTATGGTTTTTTTCGGTGCGTAACCCGCCTGTGGGTTTCTTCCCGCAAAGCGATCCAAACTTCATCTTCGCTTATGTGCGAATGCCGATAGGCACCGATCAACGTGTAACCGACTCGGTAACACACATTGTTGAGAACCGCATTACCAACGTGATGGGCGAAAAGAACCCGTTAGTGAAATCCATTATTAGCAACGTAGCCATTGGTGCCAGCGAAGATCCGTTTGAGGGCGGAGGCACACAATCATTCCCACACCTGGGTAAGGTAAGTGTGGCCTTTGTGGAATTCGCAAAACGTAATGGCCAGAGCACAGCCGTGTATATGGACAGTATTCGCTCGGTTGTGAAAGGTATTATTGGTGCAGAAATTACGGTAGCGCAGGAACAAAACGGCCCGCCAACCGGTAAGCCCATTAACATCGAATTGTCGTCCGATAACTTTAGCAGCTTAGTGGCGACTTCTGAAAATGTGAAGCGTTACCTCGATTCGTTACAGATTGGTGGAGTAGAAGAGTTGAAGTCAGATTTCCAAAGCGATAAGCCCGAGATTGTCATCAACATCGATCGTGAAAAAGCTAACCGCGAAGGCATATCTACCGGACAGATCGGTGCGGCACTGCGTACTGCCATCTATGGTGTAGAAATATCGAAATTCCGAGACGATAATGATGATTATCCCATACAATTGCGGGTGACCGAACATCAGCGCAACGATATTAATGCCTTATTGAATTTGCCGATCACTTACCGCGATATGAGTGCAGGCGGCATTGTACGCCAGGTTCCGCTTTCTGCTGTGGCAACAGTTGATTATACGAACAGCTATGCAGGTATCCGAAGAATTGACCAGAAACGTGTGATTACGCTTTCATCGAACGTACTAAACAATTACAACGCCAACGAAGTGGTACAGGAAATTGTAGAATACCTGAGGGATTATCCGTTTACCGATGACGTTACTTATAAAATGACGGGCGAGCAGGAAGAAATGGGCGAAACCATGGCCTTTATGGGTAAAGCATTTGCGATTGCCGCCATGTTGATGTTTATGATTCTGGTACTGCAGTTTAACTCCACCAGCAAACCGTTTATAGTGTTGACCGAAATTCTGTTTAGCGTAATTGGTATTCTTATCGGCTTTTCATTGTTTAAGATGGAGATTTCTGTGGTAATGTCAGGTGTGGGTATGTTGGCGCTCTCGGGTATCATTGTTCGAAACGGTATCCTGTTGGTAGAATTTACCGACCTGTTGATTGAACAAGGTGTTGAATTGAAAGCCGCCATTGTGGAAGCAGCCCGTACACGTATGACACCTGTATTGTTAACGGCTATGGCGGCAACGGCCGGTCTTATTCCATTAGCCGTTGGGTTCAATATTGATTTTGTAAAGCTGTTTACCGAACTAAACCCACACATTTTCTTCGGTGGCGATAACGTAGCATTCTGGGGACCGTTATCCTGGACGATGATCTTCGGGTTGATTTTTGGAACCATTCTTACTTTAGTGCTTGTTCCGGTATTATACCTGCTTGTAAACAGGTTAAAGTCGTGGATTTCGAGCTTTCGCTCCAAACCCATAACTACCGATGAGGAGGCAATAGAGTTACATTAA
- a CDS encoding efflux RND transporter periplasmic adaptor subunit yields the protein MKRTKYTQYALVFALAVMLVACGEEAKEVKLDRLKAKQSKLAKQIADMEKQINSTGVDSLAVRTKEVAVIELQPRAFDHYVQTQGLVESEDNILVSAKGMGVITQVFVKEGQSVTKGQTLAQIDNSVLVRNIEAMKSQLELATSVYERQKNLWDQKIGTEVQFLQAKTSKEGLEKQLAALQEQNEQTRIKSPINGIVDRVNVKVGENIAPGMPAALVTNNSNLKITASISEAYVADVKKGNRVTVVFPDIKKEMKATVTFVGRNIDRLSRTFQIEAELPSTPDLRPNMTALIKVVYESHPAVLVVPVNTVQHIKDEKVVFTIETNGNQTVVKKNVVAVAGVFDGLAQVEGLNAGDKVVSAGFQGLNEGQFVTVQ from the coding sequence ATGAAACGAACAAAATATACACAATACGCATTAGTTTTTGCTTTGGCAGTCATGCTGGTTGCATGTGGCGAAGAGGCTAAGGAAGTAAAACTTGACAGATTAAAGGCGAAGCAAAGCAAATTGGCAAAGCAGATCGCAGATATGGAAAAGCAAATAAATTCGACCGGTGTTGACAGCCTGGCCGTACGCACCAAAGAAGTGGCTGTGATAGAGTTGCAGCCCCGTGCATTCGATCACTATGTGCAAACACAAGGTTTGGTCGAATCGGAAGACAATATTCTGGTAAGTGCCAAAGGTATGGGCGTTATCACCCAGGTATTCGTAAAAGAGGGTCAATCGGTAACCAAAGGCCAGACGTTGGCGCAAATCGATAACTCGGTGCTGGTGCGCAACATCGAAGCGATGAAGTCGCAGCTTGAACTTGCTACTTCGGTTTATGAACGTCAGAAAAACCTGTGGGATCAGAAAATTGGTACTGAAGTACAATTCTTACAGGCTAAAACTTCGAAAGAGGGTTTAGAGAAGCAACTAGCCGCATTGCAGGAACAGAACGAGCAAACACGGATTAAAAGTCCTATTAACGGCATAGTTGATCGCGTAAATGTAAAGGTAGGCGAGAACATAGCCCCCGGTATGCCTGCAGCGTTGGTAACGAATAATAGCAACTTAAAAATCACAGCAAGTATATCGGAAGCTTACGTGGCCGATGTAAAAAAAGGAAATAGGGTAACCGTGGTGTTTCCTGACATCAAGAAGGAAATGAAAGCAACTGTAACTTTCGTAGGCCGTAACATCGACCGGCTGTCGCGTACGTTTCAAATTGAAGCCGAGTTGCCCTCTACTCCGGATTTGCGTCCAAACATGACAGCCCTGATTAAAGTGGTGTACGAGTCGCATCCGGCTGTGCTTGTTGTTCCGGTAAATACTGTACAACATATAAAAGATGAGAAAGTAGTTTTTACAATAGAAACTAATGGTAATCAAACTGTGGTGAAGAAGAATGTGGTAGCAGTAGCTGGTGTGTTTGACGGATTAGCGCAGGTAGAAGGCCTAAATGCTGGCGACAAAGTTGTCTCAGCGGGTTTTCAGGGATTGAACGAAGGCCAGTTTGTGACGGTACAGTAG
- a CDS encoding TolC family protein: MKRFSLIISALMGSVMGAVAQTQPAPKTFTLQACIEYALENSIALNNAKLDEQIAQAKVNETIGVGLPQVSGTGTLMHNEKLPRFFNRYSGPGGFIDFGSIPGIEVGDVVAAENFFQLKSSADVGLTVNQLIFNGSYLVGLQASKTYKELSYKATAQSKEQIIQQVTKAYYTVLINKERADLFASNIARVDSLLKNTTALYENGFAESIDADRIQVTLNNLIVERDKFLNMNELGVALLKFQMSYPMNEPIDIVGNIQDVQVDVDLDSYQQDWNYKERPDYQVMEVNKRLQELNIKNKFAASLPTLSGFFNYGYSTQSPNIGGLFKTNSGFSEVPGAGPDKWYDYSNYGLSLNIPIFTGLQNRYKVQQEKIVMQKINNGFRNLKSSIDLEIQQATLNYDNAIKSLNAQQRNIALAEKVARVTKIKYEQGVGSNLEVIDAEDALRQAQTNYYSAMYDAMVAKIDLDKAYGKLVASPETN; this comes from the coding sequence ATGAAGCGATTTAGTTTAATAATATCCGCACTAATGGGGTCGGTTATGGGGGCCGTTGCACAAACGCAACCAGCACCCAAAACTTTTACCCTACAAGCATGTATTGAGTATGCATTAGAGAATTCCATAGCATTGAACAATGCAAAACTTGATGAGCAAATAGCACAGGCAAAGGTTAACGAAACAATAGGAGTTGGGCTACCGCAGGTTTCTGGAACGGGCACATTAATGCATAACGAAAAACTGCCACGTTTCTTCAACCGCTATTCAGGGCCGGGGGGATTTATTGATTTTGGTTCGATTCCCGGCATAGAAGTAGGTGATGTGGTGGCAGCGGAAAATTTCTTTCAATTAAAAAGCAGTGCAGATGTGGGGCTTACTGTCAACCAATTGATCTTTAACGGTTCGTACCTGGTGGGCTTACAGGCATCAAAAACGTATAAGGAATTATCCTACAAAGCCACAGCACAATCAAAAGAACAAATTATTCAACAGGTAACGAAAGCCTATTATACTGTTTTGATTAATAAAGAGCGTGCCGATCTGTTTGCGAGCAATATTGCCCGTGTTGATTCCTTGCTTAAAAATACCACAGCTCTATATGAAAACGGTTTTGCGGAAAGTATTGATGCAGATCGGATTCAGGTAACGTTGAACAACCTGATTGTTGAACGCGATAAATTCTTAAATATGAACGAGCTGGGTGTGGCTTTATTGAAATTTCAGATGAGCTACCCGATGAATGAGCCAATAGATATTGTGGGAAATATTCAAGATGTGCAGGTGGATGTGGATTTAGACAGTTATCAGCAAGACTGGAACTACAAAGAACGCCCCGACTACCAGGTGATGGAAGTAAATAAAAGACTTCAAGAATTAAACATTAAAAATAAATTTGCAGCGTCTTTACCAACACTTTCCGGATTTTTTAACTATGGGTACTCAACACAATCGCCAAATATTGGCGGGTTGTTTAAAACAAACTCTGGTTTTTCTGAAGTGCCGGGCGCAGGACCTGATAAGTGGTACGATTATTCTAACTATGGACTGAGTTTGAATATCCCGATTTTCACAGGGTTGCAGAATCGGTATAAGGTTCAGCAAGAAAAGATTGTCATGCAAAAAATTAATAATGGTTTTCGTAATCTTAAGTCAAGCATTGATCTTGAGATTCAACAAGCAACGTTGAATTATGATAATGCCATTAAATCATTGAACGCGCAGCAGCGCAATATTGCATTAGCTGAAAAAGTTGCTCGTGTTACAAAAATAAAATACGAACAAGGCGTTGGCTCTAACCTGGAGGTGATTGATGCCGAAGATGCATTGCGCCAGGCACAAACCAACTATTACAGTGCTATGTATGATGCTATGGTGGCGAAGATTGACCTTGATAAGGCATACGGAAAACTTGTGGCATCACCTGAAACCAATTAA
- a CDS encoding TetR/AcrR family transcriptional regulator, which yields MEEQDIKDKILKGAEELFMRYGIRSISMDDIARHLSVSKKTLYQHFADKDELVMMVSRNHLDRNRVEFENIKASSKNLIEELVRLSACIKVNMETINPSLLFDLQKFHPKAWTEWIDFKNKHLHDSVVRIITQGVADGYVREGLDPEILAVMRIECVQMGFNPEIFSPANFKFQRVQEQLFEHFVHGIVTEKGRKLYLKYKELNKQPSTIL from the coding sequence ATGGAAGAACAGGACATTAAAGACAAGATTTTAAAAGGCGCGGAGGAGCTGTTCATGCGTTATGGCATCCGCAGCATTTCAATGGATGATATTGCCCGGCACCTGTCAGTTTCGAAGAAGACCTTATACCAGCACTTTGCCGATAAGGATGAGTTGGTGATGATGGTGTCGCGAAATCACCTGGATCGTAACCGGGTGGAATTTGAAAACATTAAAGCCAGTTCGAAAAATCTGATCGAGGAGTTGGTGCGGCTTTCGGCTTGTATTAAAGTGAACATGGAGACAATCAATCCCTCCTTGTTGTTTGATTTACAAAAATTTCATCCGAAAGCATGGACTGAGTGGATCGATTTTAAGAACAAGCACTTGCACGATTCCGTTGTGCGCATCATTACCCAAGGTGTTGCGGATGGATATGTACGCGAAGGCCTGGATCCGGAAATTCTGGCCGTGATGCGAATTGAATGCGTGCAAATGGGTTTTAACCCGGAAATTTTTTCACCGGCCAACTTCAAGTTTCAACGCGTGCAGGAGCAATTGTTTGAACACTTCGTTCACGGCATTGTAACAGAAAAAGGAAGAAAACTATACCTGAAATACAAAGAACTAAACAAACAACCATCCACTATACTATGA
- a CDS encoding RNA polymerase sigma factor, which produces MDLAMQIKEETFLRERGRLLGFIRNRVATLEEAEDILQDVFYQFIAGYETIQSVDRVTSWLFSVARNKIIDRYRKESTRPKQADFATRLDGDEDVPLTLQEILPDLGNSPEDLLLRDALWDAIMEALEELPAEQREIFIQNEIEERGFREIAEETGVSINTLLSRKRYAILALRKRLQSLYDDLINN; this is translated from the coding sequence ATGGACCTGGCCATGCAAATAAAAGAAGAAACATTTCTGCGGGAAAGAGGGCGCCTGTTGGGGTTCATTCGCAACCGCGTGGCTACCCTCGAAGAGGCCGAGGATATTCTGCAGGATGTATTCTACCAGTTTATTGCCGGATACGAGACCATCCAATCAGTGGATCGCGTAACCTCCTGGTTGTTTTCGGTTGCAAGAAATAAAATTATCGATCGCTACCGAAAGGAATCTACCCGACCCAAGCAAGCAGATTTTGCTACACGATTGGATGGAGATGAAGATGTTCCGCTTACGTTGCAGGAGATTCTTCCTGATCTGGGCAATTCGCCTGAGGATTTGTTGCTGCGTGATGCCTTGTGGGATGCCATCATGGAAGCGCTGGAAGAACTTCCGGCCGAACAGCGGGAGATATTTATCCAGAACGAAATTGAAGAGCGTGGCTTTCGGGAGATTGCCGAAGAAACAGGTGTATCAATCAATACGTTGCTTTCGCGAAAGCGCTACGCCATACTGGCATTACGAAAACGGCTTCAATCGCTGTACGATGATTTGATTAACAACTGA